A window of the Lactuca sativa cultivar Salinas chromosome 5, Lsat_Salinas_v11, whole genome shotgun sequence genome harbors these coding sequences:
- the LOC111898344 gene encoding uncharacterized protein LOC111898344: MHCTNCNKNGHIARFCKSQVQQNAQASNAGESRTCYGCGEAGHFKRNCPKARNPNPGEVGRVLPIGHEEEVADPTIVTGMFLLNNTYTCILFDSGAEKRFVSHQLKRFLKQKPQTLKDTFTVEIANGKTENTNDIYTGCTLTLNKNYFQIDLMSVVRLNLPSGETLVVYGDKPSSKFQIISCVKAQKYLCKEYHSFLANDVDKKQEAKNIKDISEVCNFPDVFPEDLPGVPPTRQVEF, translated from the exons atgcattgCACCAACTGTAACAAAAACGGGCACATCGCTCGATTTTGTAAATCTCAAGTCCAACAAAACGCACAAGCTTCCAATGCCGGAGAAAGTCgaacctgctatggttgtggtgaggcgGGGCACTTCAAACGCAACTGCCCGAAAGCaagaaaccctaacccgggtgaaGTGGGCAGAGTTCTGCCGATAGGCCATGAGGAAGAAGTTGCAGACCCAACCATAGTCACCGGTATGTTTCTCCTCAACAATACATacacatgcattcttttcgatagtGGCGCGGAGAAAAGATTCGTGAGCCATCAACTTAAACGCtttcttaaacaaaaaccacaaaCACTAAAAGACACATTCACTGTAGAAATTGCCAACGGAAAAACAGAGAACACTAACGACATTTATACCGGGTGTACCCTCACCTTAAACAAGAACTATTTCCAaatcgaccttatgtcg gtcgttcgccttaatctgccaagtgGCGAAACTCTCgtcgtctatggcgacaaacctagctCAAAGTTTCAGATCATTTCTTGTGTCAAGGCCCAAAAGTATCTCTGCAAGGAGTACCACTCCTTCCTAGCCAACGACGTAGACAAGAAACAAGAAGCTAAAAACATAAAAGATATTTCGGAGGTCTGTAACTTCCCTGACGTATTCCCGGAAGACCTTCCAGGAGTGCCCCCTACTAGACAAGTCGAATTCtga